One part of the Rutidosis leptorrhynchoides isolate AG116_Rl617_1_P2 chromosome 1, CSIRO_AGI_Rlap_v1, whole genome shotgun sequence genome encodes these proteins:
- the LOC139888337 gene encoding uncharacterized mitochondrial protein AtMg00860-like: MLSERKMILATTQIDFLGMTINNSQYHLQPHVAKKLLEFPDMLSTTKDIQQFLGIVNYMSPFIKNLSHLTKPLYDMLKKNPPPWNFQQTKAVQQLKRLTDNLPPLQIPSNGKRILQTDASDEHWGAVLLEEINGNRNICGYQSGHFKPSETHYHSTFKEILAVKNGIKSTKDVHPEQWLLFKVEMSQLNGLPHTFIDSTSFRQADHPLSQSPATALDAFVKNTIRE; encoded by the exons ATGCTCTCAGAAAGAAAGATGATTCTGGCAACCACTCAAATTGATTTCTTGGGAATGACCATCAACAACTCTCAATATCACCTTCAACCTCATGTAGCGAAAAAACTACTTGAATTCCCAGACATGCTTTCCACTACCAAGGATATTCAACAATTTCTTGGTATAGTAAATTACATGTCCCCATTCATCAAAAACCTTTCCCATTTAACCAAACCAttgtatgatatgctcaaaaagaacCCTCCACCCTGGAATTTTCAACAAACCAAAGCAGTGCAACAACTTAAGAGACTAACTGATAATCTCCCTCCCCTCCAAATTCCATCCAATGGAAAAAGAATATTGCAGACAGATGCAAGTGATGAACACTGGGGAGCAGTCCTCTTAGAAGAAATTAATGGTAACCGCAACATCTGTGGTTATCAAAGTGGTCATTTCAAACCTTCTGAAACACACTACCATTCTACTTTCAAAGAAATCCTTGCAGTCAAAAATGGTATCAAAAG TACAAAAGATGTTCACCCAGAACAGTGGTTATTATTCAAGGTAGAAATGAGTCAGCTCAACGGATTACCTCATACATTCATTGACTCAACATCTTTTCGACAAGCAGATCACCCTCTAAGCCAGTCACCAGCAACAGCTTTAGATGCTTTTGTTAAGAATACTATTCGTGAATGA